TTTCGACGTGGCGACGGCCAACCTGAACGTCAGCCTGAAGGAACGCACCTTCAACGACAGTTTCGACAAGATCATGCTCTATGTGAACAAGATCGACCCCCGTAGTGGTGAACTGCTCAATGTATTTATCGAGGACCAGCGCAAAAAAGGCGTCAGCAATACCGTTATTGCGCGCCGGGGGAAGATTGTCGGCGATCCGAGAACGATGCTCTATCAGATGCGCCTTTTCGACGGTACGATCAACCAGATGGATATCGCCGAAGGTGCTTCCCATATCGTCCGTTTCGATACCTATGACATCCGGCTGGACCTCAAGGCTGCCGTGGGCAGCGCCAACGTCGCTAAAAAGAGTCCCAAGGAGATGACGCCCAAAGAACTTTTACAATATATTCAAAAAGTTAAGGGTAATAATGAAGAAAACTATTACGGTGCCTTGCTGAGACTGCATAAGAAGTTTTCCATCCCGTTCGCCTGTATTGCCATGGGGTTGCTGGCCTTTCCGCTGGGGATCCAGGCCAAGAATTCGAGAAAGGCTTTCGGGATCGGGCTGGGGCTGTTCTTTTTTCTCCTGTATTACATGCTGCTGTCCATTGGTACGACCTTTGGAGAAAGCGGAAGCTATCCGCCGCTGATCGGTATGTGGATGCCCAATGCGCTTTTAGGGGGTGCCGGGATCTTCCTGCTGGTCCGGTCGGCCAAAGAAAAACCGGTGACGGCTCGTTGGTTGGAATCGCTCTGGTTTTCAATCTCAGCATTGATGAGCAAAAGATGAGCATTCTCTACCGTTACGTGACGCGGGAAGTCCTGAACTGCTTTTTTATTGTGCTGGTGGCGGTGCTAAGCATTTATGTTGCGGTGGATTTCATCGAAAAAATCGATAACTTCATGGAGCAAGGGGTCCCTGCCAGCCGTTGTGTAATTTTTTTGATGTACAAGCTGCCCTATATCTTCGTGCAGATTTCTCCGGTCGGTTTTTTGCTGTCAATCCTGGTCGCTTTGGGGCTGATGAGCAAAAATAACGAGGTGATCGCCCTGAAAAGCTGCGGTATCGGCAAATCGCGGCTCCTTCACCCTATTCTGGTGATGGGATTTATTTTTTGCGGGTTGCTGTTCGTGGTAGGCGAATTTGTCGTGCCTAAGTTTATGGACAATGCCAACCGGATCTGGCTCCAGGAAGTGCGTAAAAAGAATATCTATGCAACCCGGACCAGAGATATCTGGATGCGGGCCCCAAGGCAGATCATTCATATCGTAAAGTACTCACCCGAAGACAAACGGATCTCCGGGATCACTATCCACATTTTCGACGAGGCGTTCAGACTCATTGAACGGGTGGACGCCAAATCGGGAGTCTTCGAGAACGGAGAGTGGCGTCTTAACAACGTCCTCCAGCAAACATTCGGAAACGATGCCGAGGTCCTTGACGTCACGGCCCATGAGCAAATGGTGGCCGGGATCGACCTGAACCCGGAGGATCTCTCCCGGGCGGCCAAACCATCCGACGAAATGGGCCTGGCAGAACTGTCCCGATATATCCAAAAGGTCGAAAAGGAAGGATACGGTGCGACCCGCTACCGGGTCGATTATCACGGCAAGATTGCGGCACCCTTTGTCTGTATTTTTCTCAGCGTCCTCGGTACTGCAATCGCCCTGAGGGGAAAATTGCGGGAGGGGCTGCCGGTCAGCATTACTTACGGCTTGGGGATTGCTTTTCTCTATTGGATTTTCAACAGCTTCTGTCTCTCTTTGGGGTATGCCGAGATGCTGCCGCCGGTGGTGGCCGCGTGGATCGCCAACCTGGTTTTTGCTTGTGCATCCGGATTTTTGCTGCTCAACGCGAAGTGATGCGTGTTCGGGAACCTTCTAAAATAAAGATACTTTCATGATGGCCGGGTTATTGTTCGCATATAATTTTCTCATGATCGTGGCCTTCTGCTTGTTTTGGCCGATCCTGATTTTTTTTTTAATGCGCCGGAAGAGGCAAGATAGGCCCTTTTTCCAACGCTTTTTCATGAAATCGATTGCCCGGGCAGAGGTTCAGGATTCGGATAGGACTGACGAGCGATCGATCTGGGTGCATGCCCTGTCAGTTGGCGAGGTCCTTTCGGCAGAGCCGCTGGTAAAGGCCTTAGCCCAGCGATACGGTGCGGAAAATCTTGTTTTTACGGCTTCCACCCGTACCGGTTTTCAAACAGCCGAACGTGTGATTGCCGCTCATGTATCTGCGTTGCGATATTTTCCCTACGACACCCTGTTTTCGGTTAAACGCGCGCTGGCAGCCATTCAACCGCGGATTGTGGTCATCGTGGAAACGGACATCTGGCCCAACTTTCTCTATGCGGTGAAAAAACGAAGAATTCCTGTTCAACTGGTCAACGCCCGGCTATCGACCCGCTCATTCAACGGCTATTGGCGCCTTGGATTTATGATGAAGCCGCTGCTCTCCGTTTTCGACACCATCGGGGTGCAAAGCGATATCGACAGGCAGCGATTTCGGCAGCTTGGCGTTCCTGACAACAAACTGGTCATGGTCGGGAACATGAAATTCGACCAGGCGGAAGCGGTCATATCGGAAGAGGATCGGCGGCAATTTTCGGATTCTCTGAAAATTGCGGGCAGGCACATATGGGTGGCCGGCAGCACCCACGAGGGGGAAGAGGCGCTATTGTGCCAGGCTTACCGGCAAGTATGCGGCAGCGGCATCGATGTGTTCATGGTTATTGCCCCACGGGATCCGCAACGGGCCGCACAGGTGTGCGGGATTTTCCGGCGTGGCGGTGTTGACGCAGACGCTTATGGTGAAATCGAGCAAAGATCTGTATCGGCCCCGGTCGTCGTGATTGACCGTATCGGTATGCTGCGCAAATTATATGCTTTGGCCGACGTTGCTTTTGTGGGCGGCAGCCTGGTAAATGCCGGCGGCCATAACCCTCTGGAGCCGGCTTCGGCAGCCAAAGCGATTCTGTTTGGACCTCACACGGAGGATTTCTCCTGGATTTGCCAAACCCTTGAAAACGAAGGCGGTGCCATACGGGTTTCCAATTCCGAACAGCTTGCCGAACAGGTTTGCGCATTGATTGAGAATGAGAAGATGCGACTAAAAATCGGTCGGCGGGCCTACGGGATTTTTTGCAATCACCGTGGCGCAGTGGATCGGATCATGACGATACTGGCGAATAAGATGGAAAGCGATCATGGCCGGACTGAAAACCATAGTTGAGCACCTGCAAGGTCGGGTTGCGTCTGCCATCCGAAAAACGGAATCGACACCGTTTTTTTCTTTTGAAACCGTCTTGCTGTTTCTTTCTTTCGTTTACGGTGGCGTGATGCGGTTGCGCTCCCGACTATACGAGGCAGGCATTTTGCCATCCCGGAGTCTGCCCTGCCGGGTTATCTCCATCGGCAACATCACCACCGGCGGTACGGGCAAAACGCCAATGACCATCCTGGTGGCCCGGCTTATCCGGGAACTGGGCTATCGCGTGGCAGTGATCAGCCGGGGGTATCGGGGAAGGCTCGAAACCACCGGTGGCATCGTCAGCGATGGCGAAACGATTTTCCTGGGGCCGGATGATGCCGGTGACGAACCCACCTTAATGGCGAGGGTGTTGAAAGGGATCCCGGTACTGGTGGGCCGGCGGCGCTACGAAACGGGTCGGCTGGCCATCAATCGATTCAATCCCGATGTGATCGTTCTCGACGATGCCTTTCAGCATATGGGCCTGAAACGAGACTTGAATCTGGCGCTCCTGGACGGCCAAATGCCCTTCGGTAACGGGCATCTGCTGCCCCGGGGCCTGCTGCGGGAACCCGTGTCGGCCCTGGAACGGGCCCATGCAATCGTGTATACACGCTGCTCTCAGTCCGTCGACATGCCTTTGCGTGCGAATCCGTTTCCCCGGACGCGACCGATCTTTCATGCGCGACATGCGCCGGTGATCCGGACACCTGGTGATGGCGGCCATCCGTTTTTTTCCGAATCCGAAGGTATTGATTCATTAAGAAACAAGACGGTTGTGGCCTTCGCGGGGTTGGGAAACAATCAACAGTTTTTCGATTCGTTGAATCGGATCGGCTGCACCCTGTCCCGGACCTTTTCTTTCGAAGACCATCACCGGTACAGTTTTCTGGAAACGACACAAATCGCTGAATCAGCAAGAACTTTGCAAGTCGATGCGGTGGTTACCACCGGTAAGGACTTCGTCAAGATCGCCGATTTCAACTCGTGGCCCTGCAAACTGATTGTGGTGGATGTAAAAATTGAACTGATTAAGGCCGAGGACCGGTTGCGCAAACTCCTCGCA
This window of the uncultured Desulfosarcina sp. genome carries:
- the lptF gene encoding LPS export ABC transporter permease LptF; protein product: MINPFSILFRHLFLEMMPPFFINLAFFSFIFLMKQILDITDMIVNHNVGLGAVCLLLVYTMPYFLQYIIPMSVMMAVLMALLRMSGDNEIIALKAGGVSIYRLLPPVLIFSMLGTLAAGFMTVYGVPHGTFRFKTLLFDVATANLNVSLKERTFNDSFDKIMLYVNKIDPRSGELLNVFIEDQRKKGVSNTVIARRGKIVGDPRTMLYQMRLFDGTINQMDIAEGASHIVRFDTYDIRLDLKAAVGSANVAKKSPKEMTPKELLQYIQKVKGNNEENYYGALLRLHKKFSIPFACIAMGLLAFPLGIQAKNSRKAFGIGLGLFFFLLYYMLLSIGTTFGESGSYPPLIGMWMPNALLGGAGIFLLVRSAKEKPVTARWLESLWFSISALMSKR
- the lptG gene encoding LPS export ABC transporter permease LptG gives rise to the protein MSILYRYVTREVLNCFFIVLVAVLSIYVAVDFIEKIDNFMEQGVPASRCVIFLMYKLPYIFVQISPVGFLLSILVALGLMSKNNEVIALKSCGIGKSRLLHPILVMGFIFCGLLFVVGEFVVPKFMDNANRIWLQEVRKKNIYATRTRDIWMRAPRQIIHIVKYSPEDKRISGITIHIFDEAFRLIERVDAKSGVFENGEWRLNNVLQQTFGNDAEVLDVTAHEQMVAGIDLNPEDLSRAAKPSDEMGLAELSRYIQKVEKEGYGATRYRVDYHGKIAAPFVCIFLSVLGTAIALRGKLREGLPVSITYGLGIAFLYWIFNSFCLSLGYAEMLPPVVAAWIANLVFACASGFLLLNAK
- the lpxK gene encoding tetraacyldisaccharide 4'-kinase, which codes for MAGLKTIVEHLQGRVASAIRKTESTPFFSFETVLLFLSFVYGGVMRLRSRLYEAGILPSRSLPCRVISIGNITTGGTGKTPMTILVARLIRELGYRVAVISRGYRGRLETTGGIVSDGETIFLGPDDAGDEPTLMARVLKGIPVLVGRRRYETGRLAINRFNPDVIVLDDAFQHMGLKRDLNLALLDGQMPFGNGHLLPRGLLREPVSALERAHAIVYTRCSQSVDMPLRANPFPRTRPIFHARHAPVIRTPGDGGHPFFSESEGIDSLRNKTVVAFAGLGNNQQFFDSLNRIGCTLSRTFSFEDHHRYSFLETTQIAESARTLQVDAVVTTGKDFVKIADFNSWPCKLIVVDVKIELIKAEDRLRKLLADALIRPGSGKEKITPAG
- a CDS encoding 3-deoxy-D-manno-octulosonic acid transferase, with the protein product MKSIARAEVQDSDRTDERSIWVHALSVGEVLSAEPLVKALAQRYGAENLVFTASTRTGFQTAERVIAAHVSALRYFPYDTLFSVKRALAAIQPRIVVIVETDIWPNFLYAVKKRRIPVQLVNARLSTRSFNGYWRLGFMMKPLLSVFDTIGVQSDIDRQRFRQLGVPDNKLVMVGNMKFDQAEAVISEEDRRQFSDSLKIAGRHIWVAGSTHEGEEALLCQAYRQVCGSGIDVFMVIAPRDPQRAAQVCGIFRRGGVDADAYGEIEQRSVSAPVVVIDRIGMLRKLYALADVAFVGGSLVNAGGHNPLEPASAAKAILFGPHTEDFSWICQTLENEGGAIRVSNSEQLAEQVCALIENEKMRLKIGRRAYGIFCNHRGAVDRIMTILANKMESDHGRTENHS